In Sphingobacterium zeae, one genomic interval encodes:
- a CDS encoding HAD family hydrolase, with the protein MTVNKDAIKIIAFDADDTLWVNEPYFQKAEHDFCALLENYLPQHAISQELFKTEMNNLSLYGYGVKGFILCMIETASRISAGQLPLSTVNKIIEIGQCLLKMPIELLDGIEDTLVQLSAHYKLIVATKGDLLDQERKLKNSPLQKYFHHVEIMSNKKSEDYTKLLSKIDCPVENFMMIGNSINSDILPVLEIGAQAIHIPYHVTWSHEQASNEIKRRSFLQIDSLDQLLPILL; encoded by the coding sequence ATGACTGTTAATAAAGACGCGATTAAAATCATTGCCTTTGATGCTGATGATACATTATGGGTAAATGAACCCTATTTTCAAAAAGCAGAACATGATTTCTGCGCACTGCTGGAGAACTATCTTCCGCAGCATGCAATTTCACAGGAACTATTTAAGACGGAAATGAACAACCTGTCGCTTTACGGATATGGCGTAAAAGGTTTTATTCTTTGTATGATAGAAACTGCCAGCCGTATTTCTGCTGGCCAACTGCCTTTGAGCACAGTAAACAAAATTATAGAAATTGGACAGTGTTTATTAAAAATGCCGATTGAATTATTGGATGGCATAGAGGATACTTTGGTACAACTTAGTGCACATTACAAATTGATTGTAGCGACGAAGGGCGATTTGTTGGATCAGGAGAGAAAGTTGAAGAATTCGCCTCTTCAAAAATATTTTCATCATGTTGAGATTATGAGTAACAAAAAAAGTGAGGATTATACGAAATTGTTAAGCAAAATTGACTGTCCGGTTGAGAATTTCATGATGATAGGAAATTCAATAAATTCCGATATTTTACCCGTTTTGGAAATTGGTGCACAGGCAATACATATTCCGTATCACGTAACGTGGTCCCATGAACAAGCAAGCAATGAAATAAAGCGGCGTAGTTTTCTACAGATAGACAGTTTAGATCAACTGCTACCAATCTTGCTTTAG
- a CDS encoding hybrid sensor histidine kinase/response regulator transcription factor: MQQIKSFLFAYLQLFLFLFLGQSSVWSQVNTYAFKTLTSDQGLVHNHVNCALRDKYNYLWFGTESGLSRFDGTQFTNFRYSANKRTGLSGNAISAIFEGPEGNVWIRTSNRMNVYDQRSGIIIQQLDSILTRLKLPVKDVHTIRQLEGQIFALLYSDRSLILYDSLKKTYRTVPSLTKNNRIADVIAGQGHTIWVIYENGLLGHIDTKSLRSTKTSLLPISNKLVNYNLFADREGAIWVFSKDIPIGVYWLDPKDGSIQHLQKELSNPFVGNIVQDDQGHLWLGTDHGGINVYDKKTKSVQIIGNDKYDLRSLPYNSITALYRDKSGIIWTGTYKGGISYYHPNLLLFSLVKNYPGLPKSLPFDDVNKFVQDRKGNLWIGTNGGGLLYYDLSQKTFTQYLHDPQDPNSLSSNVIVSLLLDAEDRLWIGTYRGGMCRFDGKSFKVFHRDSAPGKLNDDSVWEIYEDSQHRFWIGTLSAGLYLFDKQTEQFSRAYTRQGQTINSNYISVLFEDSKKRLWIGTATGLALLAPDDKISYMNTSSSPMKLMNDLIYDIKEDKTGRIWVATQEGLHVIDGTKVSYLTQQDGLSDDAILALLVDNQGGIWASTNKGLSAIVGKGQAEKFIIRNFTRESGLQGNVFNENAALKMRDGRLVFGGPKGFNFIDPKKISSESELVLPLLSNLYLFNKRIAVGEEFSGRVIYDQALNNLKELSLPYNLNAISLEFSTFDYLQQHNGLYQYQLAGLSDEWFDFEPATLRANFTNLDTRSYNLYIRHAIDSNSWSEGVLLLTIDIQPPFWRSAWAFLFYASLVLIVLWAYFYLTKLRVKTRNQLYLAQEQAAQAKELDALKTRFFTNISHEFRTPISLILTPAQQLLDEEQHPEKKADLNLIKKNADRLLKLVNQLLDFRKLEKSELELNEAYGDLMGFIREMLDAFAGIAQSNQISLQVNIAPDTYLSWFDKNKLESIIFNLMSNAIKFSPVSGIVAFNAEVTEHETGKMLRIEVQNQGTAIPENLQARVFERYMQLDVPNGKLNQGTGIGLSIVKDYVEFLGGTIALSSNVHWTIFKVQLPIHKAEASVDPVESNKQDKPAILLVEDDIDFLHYLERSLSSAYLIHAVQSINDAKLILSKQQVNLIITDLSLPGESGLEFCRFIKAQAKLVHIPVLIVTAVVNQKIELEALESGATDYINKPFNINLLRSKLAQILHQQQTMVKRYKKQINVNLAQPDIVSADEQFIRMLVKEIEQDLSDSSLSVELLAKRMNLTRVGLYKKVLAITGYSPMEYIRHIRLKRAMHLVQNSKLSMAEIAYEVGFGNPKQFSKYFKSAFGNLPSFYRKSL, translated from the coding sequence ATGCAGCAGATTAAGTCTTTTTTATTCGCTTATCTCCAACTCTTTCTTTTCCTTTTCTTAGGGCAATCTTCAGTTTGGAGCCAGGTCAATACCTATGCGTTTAAAACCTTAACCTCTGATCAGGGCCTGGTCCATAATCATGTCAATTGTGCACTCAGGGATAAGTACAATTACCTCTGGTTTGGTACCGAATCTGGTCTGAGCCGATTTGATGGGACGCAATTCACAAATTTTCGCTATTCCGCCAATAAACGTACCGGCCTGAGTGGAAATGCAATTTCCGCAATCTTTGAGGGACCAGAAGGCAATGTATGGATTCGTACCAGCAACCGGATGAATGTGTATGATCAGCGCTCAGGTATTATCATCCAGCAGCTTGATTCCATACTGACCCGCTTAAAGTTGCCCGTCAAAGACGTACATACGATAAGACAGCTGGAAGGGCAGATCTTTGCACTATTGTATAGCGATCGTTCGCTGATCTTGTACGATAGTCTAAAGAAAACCTATCGTACTGTACCGTCGTTGACCAAAAACAACCGAATCGCTGATGTGATAGCTGGTCAAGGGCACACGATCTGGGTGATCTACGAAAATGGTCTGTTGGGCCACATCGATACCAAATCATTGCGAAGTACCAAAACCAGCCTATTGCCGATCAGCAATAAGCTGGTAAATTATAATCTATTTGCCGACCGGGAAGGTGCGATATGGGTTTTCTCAAAAGACATTCCAATTGGTGTATACTGGCTTGACCCGAAAGATGGCTCAATTCAACACCTCCAAAAAGAACTGTCCAATCCTTTTGTAGGCAATATCGTGCAAGATGATCAAGGGCACCTCTGGCTAGGAACTGACCATGGTGGGATCAATGTTTATGATAAAAAAACAAAAAGTGTGCAAATCATCGGTAACGATAAATATGATTTACGAAGCCTACCTTACAATAGCATAACGGCTTTATATCGGGATAAGTCAGGTATTATCTGGACGGGAACATACAAAGGCGGCATCAGTTATTATCATCCCAACTTGTTATTATTCTCCTTAGTCAAGAACTATCCTGGACTTCCCAAATCACTTCCCTTTGACGATGTCAATAAGTTTGTACAGGATCGAAAGGGTAATCTCTGGATTGGGACAAATGGTGGGGGATTGCTCTATTATGATCTCAGTCAGAAAACCTTTACGCAATACCTGCATGATCCTCAGGATCCCAACAGTTTGAGCAGCAACGTGATTGTTTCCTTATTGCTGGATGCGGAAGACAGGCTGTGGATAGGAACTTATCGAGGTGGTATGTGTCGATTTGACGGGAAAAGTTTTAAGGTTTTCCACCGTGACTCGGCTCCTGGAAAGTTGAATGACGATAGTGTATGGGAGATCTACGAGGATAGTCAACATCGATTTTGGATAGGAACCCTAAGTGCTGGCTTGTACCTGTTTGATAAACAGACAGAACAGTTTTCGAGAGCGTATACTCGGCAGGGACAAACCATTAACAGCAATTATATCTCTGTCTTGTTTGAAGATTCAAAAAAACGGCTCTGGATCGGCACAGCGACAGGTTTGGCATTGTTGGCTCCCGACGACAAGATTAGCTATATGAATACATCCAGTTCGCCCATGAAACTTATGAATGATCTGATTTATGATATTAAAGAGGACAAAACTGGTCGTATTTGGGTAGCAACACAAGAGGGCTTGCATGTAATCGACGGTACAAAAGTAAGCTATCTCACACAACAGGATGGACTCAGCGACGATGCGATCCTAGCGCTCTTGGTCGATAATCAAGGGGGAATCTGGGCTTCAACAAACAAAGGACTGTCGGCGATTGTCGGCAAAGGGCAGGCCGAGAAGTTCATCATCCGCAATTTTACACGGGAATCAGGCCTTCAGGGGAATGTATTCAATGAAAACGCCGCTTTAAAAATGCGGGACGGAAGACTTGTCTTTGGTGGCCCAAAGGGATTCAATTTTATCGACCCTAAGAAAATTAGCAGCGAAAGTGAACTGGTCTTACCGCTTTTGTCCAATCTTTATTTATTTAACAAGCGGATAGCCGTAGGTGAGGAATTTTCGGGCCGGGTCATTTACGATCAAGCCCTGAATAATCTTAAAGAACTGAGTCTTCCTTACAACCTCAATGCCATTTCGCTGGAGTTCTCTACCTTTGACTACCTGCAACAGCATAATGGACTCTACCAATATCAGCTTGCTGGTCTAAGTGATGAATGGTTTGATTTTGAACCGGCAACCTTGCGCGCCAATTTCACCAATCTAGACACCCGAAGCTACAATTTGTATATTCGGCACGCCATCGATTCGAATAGCTGGTCTGAGGGCGTGCTGCTCCTAACAATCGATATACAGCCACCTTTTTGGCGTTCGGCTTGGGCCTTTCTTTTCTATGCCAGCCTGGTACTGATCGTCCTATGGGCTTATTTTTATTTGACAAAACTACGTGTCAAGACGCGCAATCAACTCTACCTCGCCCAGGAACAGGCTGCACAGGCAAAGGAACTGGATGCGTTGAAAACACGTTTCTTTACCAATATAAGTCATGAATTCAGAACTCCGATCAGTTTGATTCTAACTCCGGCGCAGCAACTGCTGGATGAAGAGCAGCATCCAGAAAAAAAAGCCGACCTAAACTTAATCAAGAAGAATGCAGACCGTCTACTTAAATTGGTCAATCAGCTGCTGGACTTTAGAAAATTGGAGAAAAGTGAGCTTGAGCTGAACGAAGCGTATGGGGACCTCATGGGATTTATCCGCGAAATGCTTGATGCCTTTGCGGGGATAGCGCAAAGCAATCAGATCTCGCTGCAGGTCAATATCGCTCCAGACACCTATCTGTCCTGGTTTGACAAAAACAAATTGGAAAGCATTATTTTCAATCTGATGTCAAATGCGATCAAGTTTAGCCCGGTATCCGGCATTGTGGCATTCAATGCCGAAGTCACTGAACACGAAACAGGAAAGATGCTGCGTATTGAAGTTCAAAATCAGGGTACAGCGATTCCCGAAAACCTACAAGCCCGCGTATTTGAACGTTACATGCAACTGGATGTGCCCAATGGAAAACTGAATCAGGGTACGGGAATCGGGCTTTCTATTGTTAAAGACTATGTCGAATTCTTGGGCGGAACTATCGCGCTGAGCAGCAATGTGCACTGGACGATTTTTAAAGTTCAGCTACCCATACATAAGGCCGAAGCGAGTGTCGATCCTGTCGAAAGCAATAAGCAGGATAAACCCGCTATTTTATTGGTCGAAGATGATATCGACTTCCTCCATTACCTGGAGCGGAGCCTGAGTTCAGCCTACCTAATCCACGCTGTGCAAAGCATCAATGATGCAAAATTGATCCTAAGCAAGCAACAGGTCAATCTGATCATCACCGATCTCAGCCTCCCTGGAGAAAGCGGACTGGAATTTTGCCGGTTTATAAAGGCCCAGGCCAAGCTGGTCCATATCCCTGTGCTGATTGTAACGGCCGTAGTCAATCAGAAAATTGAACTGGAAGCCTTGGAGTCGGGTGCTACAGATTATATCAACAAGCCTTTTAATATTAACCTGCTACGTTCAAAATTAGCGCAGATACTCCATCAACAACAGACAATGGTAAAACGGTATAAAAAACAGATTAATGTTAATCTGGCGCAGCCCGATATCGTATCTGCTGATGAACAGTTTATCCGTATGCTGGTAAAGGAAATTGAACAGGATCTCAGCGACTCTTCGCTTTCTGTCGAACTGCTAGCCAAAAGAATGAACCTCACGCGCGTAGGGCTTTATAAAAAGGTGCTAGCCATCACAGGCTATTCACCGATGGAATACATCCGACATATTCGGCTCAAACGTGCCATGCATCTGGTTCAGAACTCGAAATTATCGATGGCTGAAATTGCTTATGAAGTAGGATTCGGAAATCCGAAACAATTCAGCAAATATTTTAAATCTGCATTTGGCAACTTGCCGTCTTTCTATCGAAAAAGCTTGTAA
- a CDS encoding glycoside hydrolase family 31 protein produces MRNLTYALSGLMLFAIVQQGFSQTNKAHYEKMPSGIKVSFKNSETSIDQDIYLDVVTDKIVRVTAVPAGAALPGQTSLVIVDSLRRQVKSLAVSSTDSTVNVQTANMQTVVSLINGKVEFFDLKGQSIFKEAKRNSSSFLANSYQGDAFYHINQDFIVNAEEGIYGLGQHQNAVMNYNRGKQVSLLQYNTEIGIPFLLSTNNYGILWHNYSITKAGDVRPLLPLNAFKLQSKEGEPGWLTATYVNRNKGEEVYLSRPESIIDYGYLTDQHKFPKGVNLAESKVIYAGSFSSPYTGKHVLHFKYSGYMKVWIDGEQVADRWRQSWNAGTFEIERDLQKDKIHQIRMEWIPDGGESYFTLNWQSPIPEARKNVFSFNSEAGDAIDYYFVQGASMDEVIAGYRHLSGKAPIMPLWSFGFWQSRERYKTQAEIEAVAAEFRKREIPIDNIVQDWSYWTENDWGSQKFDVKRFPDPQAMVKKLHDQHFKIMISAWPKINEESSVYQEFKANKWIYPRNIYDGRKDWIGKGYTSTFYDPFNKAARDGFWKLLDNNLFKIGIDAWWMDASEPDIHSNIDLDERKSVFQPAIGSSVRYYNVFPLQNAKGIYEGQRETDPNKRVFILTRSFFAGQQRYAAAAWSGDIASRWHDMKDQIAGGINFSMSGTPYWTMDAGGFLVENRFHKPDAADLEEWRELNSRWYQYGAFLPLFRAHGQYPYREPYNIAPVDHPAYKSMIYAINLRYKLLAYNYSLAAKTFFDDYSMIRGLAMDFPQDKDGFDRNDQYLWGPSLLISPVTEKGASSRKIHFPKGTSWYDLYSGKMVAGGQDLLIATPYERIPVYVRAGAILPIGPVMQYTAEKKPDVLDVYVYAGANGHFSLYEDEGSNYNYEKGKYSRIDFSYDNSTKTLSVANRQGDFDGMLTKRKFNFIFVSDSNAVGLDVSPAKPTVVTYAGKALQVKLK; encoded by the coding sequence ATGCGCAACTTAACGTACGCTTTAAGTGGTTTGATGCTCTTCGCAATCGTGCAGCAGGGATTTAGCCAAACCAATAAAGCTCATTATGAAAAAATGCCTTCCGGTATTAAGGTCAGCTTCAAAAATTCGGAGACCTCCATTGATCAGGATATTTATTTGGATGTCGTGACCGACAAGATTGTGCGTGTCACAGCTGTTCCGGCTGGTGCAGCCTTACCAGGACAAACAAGCTTAGTGATCGTCGATTCACTGCGCCGGCAAGTAAAATCGCTTGCGGTAAGCTCGACCGACTCGACGGTAAATGTACAAACGGCCAATATGCAGACAGTGGTTTCCTTGATAAATGGTAAAGTGGAATTTTTTGATCTTAAGGGGCAATCCATCTTTAAAGAAGCAAAGCGGAATTCAAGTTCTTTCTTAGCCAATAGTTATCAAGGTGATGCATTTTATCACATTAACCAAGACTTTATTGTCAATGCGGAAGAAGGGATCTATGGACTCGGCCAACATCAGAATGCGGTGATGAACTATAACCGCGGAAAACAGGTTTCGCTGCTGCAATATAATACCGAAATCGGAATCCCCTTTTTACTGTCCACCAATAACTATGGTATTTTATGGCACAATTACTCCATTACAAAAGCGGGCGACGTGCGGCCGTTATTGCCCCTAAATGCTTTTAAGCTGCAGTCAAAAGAAGGTGAACCGGGGTGGCTCACAGCAACCTATGTAAATCGGAACAAGGGCGAAGAGGTTTATCTATCCCGACCGGAATCAATCATTGACTATGGCTACCTAACAGATCAGCATAAGTTTCCAAAGGGCGTAAATCTGGCCGAAAGTAAGGTCATCTATGCCGGAAGCTTCTCTTCGCCCTACACAGGCAAACATGTGCTGCATTTTAAATATTCGGGTTATATGAAAGTCTGGATTGACGGGGAGCAGGTCGCCGACCGCTGGCGGCAATCCTGGAATGCAGGTACCTTTGAGATTGAAAGGGACCTGCAGAAAGATAAGATCCACCAGATCCGAATGGAATGGATACCTGATGGGGGCGAATCTTATTTTACCTTAAACTGGCAGAGCCCCATTCCAGAAGCGCGTAAAAACGTATTTTCCTTTAATTCAGAAGCTGGAGATGCCATTGATTATTACTTTGTACAGGGCGCATCAATGGATGAGGTCATTGCAGGTTATCGCCACTTGTCCGGCAAGGCACCGATTATGCCGCTTTGGAGCTTCGGATTTTGGCAGAGCAGGGAACGCTACAAGACGCAAGCGGAAATTGAAGCGGTCGCAGCTGAATTCCGTAAGCGCGAGATTCCGATCGACAATATTGTGCAGGATTGGTCTTACTGGACTGAAAATGACTGGGGGAGCCAGAAATTTGATGTAAAGCGTTTTCCAGATCCTCAGGCGATGGTGAAGAAGCTGCATGATCAGCACTTTAAGATCATGATTTCGGCCTGGCCCAAAATCAATGAAGAGTCATCGGTATACCAAGAATTTAAAGCAAACAAATGGATCTATCCGCGAAATATTTATGACGGCCGTAAAGATTGGATCGGAAAGGGCTATACCTCGACATTTTATGATCCTTTCAACAAAGCGGCACGCGACGGGTTCTGGAAATTGTTGGACAACAATCTTTTCAAAATTGGGATCGATGCCTGGTGGATGGATGCGAGTGAGCCAGATATTCACTCCAATATTGATCTGGACGAGCGTAAATCGGTCTTTCAGCCAGCTATAGGATCATCTGTTCGCTACTATAATGTGTTCCCTTTGCAAAATGCCAAGGGTATCTACGAGGGCCAGCGTGAAACAGATCCTAACAAACGGGTGTTTATTCTGACGCGATCCTTTTTTGCAGGGCAGCAGCGCTATGCGGCGGCTGCCTGGAGCGGCGATATTGCTTCGAGATGGCATGACATGAAAGATCAAATTGCCGGGGGCATCAATTTCTCGATGTCCGGTACACCTTATTGGACAATGGATGCAGGTGGCTTTTTGGTTGAAAACAGGTTTCACAAACCTGATGCGGCGGACTTGGAGGAGTGGCGCGAGCTGAATAGCCGCTGGTACCAATACGGGGCATTCTTGCCTTTATTCAGGGCGCATGGACAATATCCCTACCGCGAGCCGTATAATATCGCTCCTGTGGATCATCCGGCCTATAAAAGCATGATCTATGCGATCAATCTACGGTATAAATTACTGGCCTATAATTATAGTCTTGCCGCAAAGACTTTTTTTGATGACTATTCGATGATACGTGGACTTGCCATGGATTTCCCTCAGGACAAAGATGGATTCGACCGCAATGACCAATACCTTTGGGGACCATCTTTGCTCATCAGTCCTGTCACTGAAAAAGGTGCGAGCTCACGCAAGATACACTTTCCAAAAGGAACCAGCTGGTATGATCTATACAGTGGCAAGATGGTAGCAGGCGGGCAGGATCTGCTTATTGCAACACCATACGAACGTATTCCTGTTTATGTCAGAGCCGGAGCAATATTGCCCATTGGACCGGTCATGCAATATACTGCCGAGAAAAAGCCGGATGTACTGGATGTCTATGTCTATGCGGGAGCAAACGGTCATTTTTCACTCTATGAAGACGAAGGAAGCAACTATAATTATGAAAAAGGGAAATATAGTCGCATTGATTTCAGTTATGACAATTCGACAAAGACGCTGTCAGTGGCCAACCGTCAGGGTGATTTCGATGGCATGCTGACCAAAAGAAAGTTCAATTTCATTTTTGTCAGCGACAGCAACGCCGTTGGACTGGATGTTTCACCAGCAAAACCCACAGTGGTAACCTATGCCGGTAAAGCCTTGCAGGTCAAATTAAAATAA